Proteins encoded within one genomic window of Candidatus Syntrophocurvum alkaliphilum:
- the rpoD gene encoding RNA polymerase sigma factor RpoD has protein sequence MKLDGKLAEAISVLAEKGKKKKNLTYEEIVDDLQGFNLEPDQIDDIFEHLQSLGIAVGAEGEIDSEEELETENIETEEVIIPDGIEIDDPVRMYLKEIGRVPLLTATEEIDLAQRIEASEEEAKRQLVEANLRLVVSIAKRYVGRGMLFLDLIQEGNLGLMKAVEKFDYRKGYKFSTYATWWIRQAITRAIADQARTIRIPVHMVETINKLSRVQRNLLQSLGREPTPAEVAVEMDIPVNRVIEIMKVAQEPVSLETPIGEEDDSHLGDFITDEDAESPEESASFVLLREHLDGILHTLTEREEKVLRLRFGLDDGRPRTLEEVGQEFGVTRERIRQIEAKALRKLRHPSRSKKLKDYIE, from the coding sequence ATGAAACTGGATGGAAAGCTTGCAGAAGCAATAAGTGTTTTAGCCGAAAAAGGGAAAAAGAAAAAAAATCTGACATATGAAGAAATCGTTGATGATTTACAGGGTTTTAATCTAGAACCCGATCAAATAGATGATATTTTTGAACATTTACAATCTTTGGGAATTGCTGTAGGAGCAGAGGGTGAGATTGATTCCGAAGAAGAATTAGAAACAGAGAATATAGAAACGGAAGAGGTTATAATACCTGATGGTATAGAGATAGATGACCCAGTCCGAATGTACCTTAAAGAAATTGGCAGAGTACCTTTGTTAACAGCTACGGAAGAAATTGATTTAGCTCAAAGGATAGAAGCTTCAGAAGAAGAGGCTAAAAGACAACTAGTTGAAGCAAACCTAAGATTAGTTGTAAGTATAGCTAAAAGATATGTCGGAAGAGGTATGCTCTTTTTGGACTTAATCCAAGAAGGTAACTTAGGTTTAATGAAAGCTGTAGAAAAGTTTGATTACCGTAAAGGTTATAAATTTAGTACTTATGCGACTTGGTGGATAAGGCAGGCTATAACAAGAGCAATAGCAGATCAGGCAAGGACTATTAGAATACCAGTCCATATGGTAGAAACCATAAATAAATTATCTAGGGTTCAAAGAAACCTGTTGCAGAGCCTTGGTAGAGAGCCAACCCCAGCAGAAGTTGCAGTTGAAATGGATATTCCTGTAAATAGGGTTATTGAAATAATGAAAGTGGCTCAGGAACCAGTTTCGCTAGAAACCCCAATAGGAGAAGAAGATGATAGCCATTTAGGAGATTTCATTACTGATGAAGATGCTGAATCCCCAGAAGAATCTGCTTCATTTGTCTTGTTACGTGAGCACCTAGACGGAATCTTACATACTCTAACAGAGAGAGAGGAAAAAGTTTTAAGGCTAAGATTTGGTTTAGATGATGGAAGGCCTAGAACTCTTGAAGAGGTAGGACAAGAATTTGGGGTTACTCGGGAAAGAATAAGACAGATTGAAGCAAAGGCCCTAAGAAAGCTTAGACACCCATCAAGAAGCAAAAAATTAAAAGATTATATTGAATAA
- a CDS encoding putative DNA-binding protein — MLEKWNYITLLKDFYGPLLTEKQQYIMSLYYENDLSLTEIADDTNSTRQAVYDILRRAENALEDYETKLGLVKKFEFTRGYIDEAYELLNNDNINEHSVKKAIEVLRRAVELI, encoded by the coding sequence GTGCTAGAAAAATGGAACTATATTACTTTGTTAAAAGACTTTTATGGACCTCTTTTAACAGAAAAACAACAATATATAATGAGTTTATATTATGAAAATGATTTATCATTAACTGAAATAGCAGATGATACTAATAGTACTAGACAGGCAGTATATGATATTTTACGTAGGGCTGAAAATGCTTTAGAAGACTATGAAACAAAACTAGGTCTTGTTAAAAAATTTGAGTTTACTCGAGGTTATATTGATGAAGCTTATGAATTATTAAATAATGATAACATAAATGAACATAGTGTGAAGAAGGCTATTGAGGTGTTGAGACGCGCAGTTGAACTGATCTAG
- a CDS encoding DegV family protein: MHEKIALMTDSGSDLPQHIIDKYNIKVVPLKVIYPDREYSDRVDIQPQEVYKRMPDEIPTTSMPSLEIINSTIKEIKEEGFTHLIAIHISSGLSGTYQSVELVAKDFTDDLVIKIIDSKTLSMATGLMVLDAARNIADGVSFENVIDKLNNLQPNVKAYYVIETLEYLRRGGRIGRVAGMLGQFLSLKPIISVDTEGTYYTYCKARGRTKSIEKLIQIVEDAVKDKQINLAVLNGGADDEFDNLLEKIKKLPNIKGLITSEVSPALCVHTGPGLLAVCLHEV; this comes from the coding sequence ATGCATGAAAAAATTGCTTTAATGACTGATAGTGGCTCAGATTTACCACAACATATTATTGATAAGTATAACATTAAGGTTGTACCTTTAAAGGTGATTTATCCTGATAGGGAATATTCAGATAGAGTTGATATTCAACCACAAGAAGTATATAAACGAATGCCTGATGAAATACCAACTACTTCTATGCCATCCTTAGAAATAATAAACTCTACTATTAAGGAAATAAAAGAAGAAGGATTTACTCATCTAATTGCTATACATATCTCAAGTGGGTTATCAGGAACTTATCAATCAGTAGAACTAGTAGCAAAAGATTTTACTGATGATCTAGTTATAAAAATTATTGATTCAAAAACATTGTCAATGGCAACTGGACTTATGGTATTAGATGCAGCACGAAATATTGCAGATGGAGTAAGTTTTGAAAATGTAATTGATAAATTAAATAATTTACAACCAAATGTAAAAGCTTATTATGTAATTGAAACACTAGAATATCTCCGACGAGGTGGACGTATCGGACGAGTTGCCGGTATGTTAGGGCAATTTTTAAGCCTTAAACCTATAATATCAGTAGATACAGAAGGAACATATTATACTTACTGTAAAGCAAGAGGAAGAACAAAATCTATTGAAAAGCTAATTCAAATAGTAGAAGATGCTGTTAAAGACAAACAAATAAATTTAGCAGTTTTAAATGGTGGCGCAGATGATGAGTTTGACAATCTATTAGAAAAAATTAAAAAGTTACCGAATATTAAGGGACTTATAACTTCTGAAGTTAGTCCTGCTCTATGTGTTCACACTGGCCCCGGTTTATTAGCAGTTTGTTTGCATGAGGTATAA
- the ffh gene encoding signal recognition particle protein yields MAFEGLSDRLQDIFKKLRGKGKITEDDVKIAMREVRLALLEADVNYKVVKDFISKIRERAVGQEVLDSLTPGQQVIKIVHDEMTELMGGTESKLEIATKPPTIVMAVGLQGAGKTTSVGKLAKNLLKQGKKPLLVACDVYRPAAIKQLQVLGEQVGVPVFSMGQGNPVDIARGSIEYAKSNNRDVVILDTAGRLHVNEELMDELKQIKSNVKPQEILLVVDAMTGQDAVNVAESFNNELDLTGVVLTKLDGDTRGGAALSVKAVTGCPVKYVGLGEKLDALEVFFPERMASRILGMGDIVSLVEKAQANFNEDKAKEMERKIRKQEFTLEDFLEQMQQVKSMGPLEDLLGMIPGMGKQLKGMQGQLDEKELVKIECIIQSMTPEERVDPSILNGSRKKRIARGSGTKVQDVNRTIKQFQESRKLMKQFSEATNNKKGKRGGMPFKFPF; encoded by the coding sequence GTGGCTTTTGAAGGATTATCAGATAGGCTACAGGATATATTTAAAAAGTTACGTGGCAAGGGCAAAATAACAGAAGATGATGTAAAAATTGCTATGCGGGAAGTACGTCTTGCTTTACTAGAAGCTGACGTAAATTATAAGGTAGTCAAAGACTTTATATCTAAAATTAGAGAAAGAGCAGTAGGTCAAGAGGTTTTAGATAGCTTAACTCCCGGTCAACAAGTTATTAAAATAGTTCATGATGAAATGACCGAATTAATGGGAGGTACCGAGAGTAAGTTAGAAATAGCAACGAAACCGCCAACAATAGTTATGGCTGTTGGACTTCAAGGTGCGGGTAAAACTACATCTGTAGGCAAATTGGCTAAAAACCTTTTAAAACAGGGAAAAAAACCACTATTAGTTGCATGTGATGTCTATAGACCTGCAGCAATTAAACAACTTCAAGTGTTAGGAGAACAAGTAGGGGTGCCTGTATTTAGTATGGGACAGGGTAATCCCGTTGATATAGCACGAGGATCAATTGAATATGCAAAATCAAATAATAGAGATGTAGTAATTTTAGATACAGCGGGTAGATTACATGTTAATGAAGAATTGATGGATGAACTAAAACAAATAAAATCTAATGTAAAACCTCAAGAAATATTACTTGTAGTAGATGCAATGACTGGGCAAGATGCGGTTAATGTAGCTGAAAGCTTTAATAATGAGTTAGACCTTACTGGAGTAGTTTTAACTAAACTAGATGGAGATACACGTGGAGGGGCTGCATTATCAGTTAAAGCAGTAACTGGTTGTCCGGTAAAATATGTTGGTTTAGGTGAAAAGCTAGATGCCTTAGAAGTGTTTTTCCCTGAAAGAATGGCTTCTAGGATTTTAGGAATGGGAGATATAGTAAGCCTAGTTGAAAAGGCTCAAGCTAATTTTAATGAAGATAAAGCTAAAGAAATGGAAAGAAAAATACGTAAGCAAGAATTTACGCTAGAAGATTTCTTGGAGCAGATGCAACAGGTTAAATCAATGGGTCCTTTAGAAGACTTATTGGGAATGATACCTGGAATGGGAAAACAGCTTAAGGGGATGCAGGGACAATTAGATGAAAAAGAGCTTGTTAAAATAGAATGCATAATTCAATCAATGACTCCTGAAGAAAGAGTAGATCCTAGTATATTAAATGGAAGTAGAAAGAAAAGGATTGCTAGGGGAAGTGGGACAAAAGTTCAAGATGTTAACCGAACAATAAAGCAATTCCAAGAATCTAGAAAACTAATGAAACAGTTTTCTGAAGCTACTAATAATAAAAAAGGAAAACGCGGAGGAATGCCTTTTAAATTTCCTTTTTAA
- the rpsP gene encoding 30S ribosomal protein S16, with product MATKIRLRRMGAKKRPFYRVVVADARSPRDGRFIEEIGYYDPTTNPATIKIDEEKAIKWLSDGAKPSATAKSILQKQGITAKFASRK from the coding sequence GTGGCGACAAAAATAAGATTGAGAAGAATGGGAGCTAAAAAAAGACCTTTTTATAGAGTTGTAGTAGCTGACGCTAGGTCACCAAGAGATGGTCGTTTTATAGAGGAAATAGGATATTATGATCCAACCACTAATCCAGCTACCATTAAAATTGATGAAGAAAAAGCAATTAAATGGCTATCAGATGGTGCAAAACCTTCAGCTACAGCAAAATCAATTTTACAAAAACAAGGTATTACAGCTAAATTTGCAAGTCGGAAATAA
- the rimM gene encoding ribosome maturation factor RimM (Essential for efficient processing of 16S rRNA) produces the protein MQSKELISIGKISGTHGVRGIIKVIPLTEFPERFNDLEEVIINKDSESKTFNIESVGKHKQHILLKLKEINTREEAQTINHAHLKIPENQVYPLPPGYYYHFQLIGLNVYDEEKGELGKIIDIIETGANDVYVIKSEVYGEILLPAIKQVIKDTDIDNNLMKVELLPGLLE, from the coding sequence ATGCAATCAAAAGAATTAATTAGTATTGGTAAAATAAGTGGAACTCATGGCGTGAGGGGAATAATCAAAGTAATACCACTAACTGAATTCCCAGAACGGTTTAATGACCTCGAAGAAGTCATTATAAATAAGGATAGTGAGTCTAAAACATTTAACATTGAGTCAGTAGGTAAACATAAGCAACATATATTGTTAAAACTAAAGGAAATCAATACTAGAGAGGAAGCGCAAACTATTAATCACGCCCATTTAAAAATACCTGAAAATCAAGTATATCCTTTACCCCCTGGGTATTATTATCATTTTCAATTAATTGGTTTAAATGTTTATGATGAGGAAAAGGGGGAGCTAGGAAAAATTATAGACATTATTGAAACAGGTGCTAATGATGTCTATGTAATTAAATCTGAAGTTTATGGAGAAATATTATTACCTGCGATAAAACAGGTTATTAAAGATACAGATATAGACAATAATTTAATGAAAGTAGAGCTCTTACCTGGTTTGCTAGAATAA
- a CDS encoding KH domain-containing protein, producing the protein MKDLVELIARSLVDNPDEVDVQEVEGDRSIILELRVAPDDMGKVIGKQGKIAKSIRTLTKAAAAKEGKRVAVEIMR; encoded by the coding sequence GTGAAAGACCTAGTTGAACTTATTGCCAGATCACTGGTAGATAACCCCGATGAAGTTGATGTCCAAGAAGTAGAGGGTGATAGATCAATAATCCTTGAATTAAGGGTTGCGCCTGATGATATGGGCAAAGTTATTGGCAAACAGGGGAAAATTGCGAAATCTATTCGCACATTAACAAAGGCTGCTGCAGCCAAAGAAGGAAAAAGAGTAGCAGTAGAAATTATGAGATAG
- the yedE gene encoding YedE family putative selenium transporter, whose translation MLLDRSKWLILATGLSVGVIAAILVKLGNPLNMGFCIACFERDIAGAVGLHRAAVVQYMRPEIIGLILGAMLIAMFSGEFKARGGSSTFLRFIMGVFMMIGALVFLGCPLRDVLRMAGGDFNAYIGFLGFVAGVATGVYFLRNGFNLGRQDYSHSNAGGVVLPLVFVFFYFLLLKGTVFNPDAGGPLFFSETGPGSMFAPIFVALAAGLIVGVLAQRTRLCLSGGIRDYILIRDNYLLIGFLGIFAGALILNIPFGFFNPGFEDQPIAHTMHIWNFLGLYLVGLAACLLGGCPLRQLILTGEGDMDAAAVVAGMVVGAAFAHNFLFAASPDGVGIYGQIACVVGILFMFWIGYSYREE comes from the coding sequence ATGTTGTTGGATAGGAGTAAGTGGTTAATTTTAGCTACTGGTTTATCTGTAGGTGTAATTGCTGCAATTTTGGTTAAGCTAGGTAATCCCTTGAACATGGGATTTTGTATTGCATGCTTTGAAAGGGATATTGCTGGAGCTGTTGGATTACATCGTGCGGCTGTAGTTCAGTATATGCGTCCTGAGATTATTGGTCTTATATTAGGTGCAATGCTAATTGCTATGTTTTCAGGGGAATTTAAAGCTCGCGGAGGTTCTTCTACATTTTTAAGGTTTATTATGGGTGTATTCATGATGATAGGTGCACTTGTATTTTTAGGTTGTCCTTTAAGAGATGTTCTTAGAATGGCTGGTGGAGACTTTAATGCCTACATAGGTTTTTTAGGATTTGTAGCTGGGGTAGCAACTGGAGTATACTTTTTAAGAAATGGATTTAATTTAGGAAGACAAGATTATAGCCATTCTAATGCTGGTGGGGTTGTACTACCACTGGTATTTGTGTTTTTCTATTTCCTATTATTAAAAGGCACTGTTTTCAATCCTGATGCAGGTGGTCCACTGTTCTTCAGTGAAACTGGACCAGGTTCAATGTTTGCTCCGATTTTTGTAGCACTAGCCGCAGGCTTAATAGTTGGAGTGTTAGCTCAACGTACTAGACTGTGCTTGAGTGGGGGTATTAGAGATTATATTTTAATAAGAGACAATTATTTACTTATCGGATTTTTAGGTATATTTGCTGGTGCGTTAATACTTAATATACCTTTTGGCTTCTTTAATCCAGGATTTGAAGATCAACCAATAGCACACACTATGCATATTTGGAACTTCCTAGGTCTATACCTTGTTGGATTAGCAGCATGTCTACTAGGAGGATGTCCTTTAAGACAACTAATTCTAACCGGTGAAGGTGATATGGATGCTGCTGCAGTTGTGGCTGGTATGGTAGTAGGAGCAGCATTTGCACATAACTTCTTATTTGCTGCAAGTCCAGATGGTGTTGGTATATATGGTCAAATTGCTTGTGTTGTAGGTATTTTATTTATGTTCTGGATTGGTTATAGCTATCGAGAGGAGTAG
- the trmD gene encoding tRNA (guanosine(37)-N1)-methyltransferase TrmD — protein sequence MKIDILTLFPDFFINPLNESIVGRAIDKGKIEVETINIRNYALNKHRQVDDYPYGGGSGMVLKADVLISAINDIKKVNSWVIYMSPQGKVLNQKKVKELSEKSHLVVLCGHYEGVDERALTEVDEEISIGDYVLTGGELPALVLTDAVTRLIPGVLGDDNSAIDESFTDYLLEYPHYTRPAEFNGLKVPDILLSGHHENIRLFRKKQSLLRTLIKRPDLLLSKEFDEEEEKILKEILFDREYS from the coding sequence ATGAAGATAGACATCTTAACACTATTTCCCGATTTTTTTATTAATCCATTAAATGAAAGTATAGTTGGTAGGGCTATAGATAAAGGAAAGATCGAAGTAGAAACAATAAATATTCGTAATTATGCTCTCAACAAACACCGCCAGGTTGATGATTACCCATATGGTGGCGGTTCAGGTATGGTATTAAAGGCTGATGTGTTAATATCTGCTATTAATGATATTAAAAAAGTGAATTCATGGGTTATATATATGTCACCACAAGGGAAAGTCCTAAATCAAAAAAAAGTAAAAGAGTTATCTGAAAAAAGCCATTTAGTAGTTCTTTGTGGACATTATGAAGGTGTAGACGAAAGAGCATTAACAGAAGTTGATGAAGAAATATCTATTGGTGACTATGTTCTAACAGGTGGAGAACTTCCGGCTTTAGTTTTAACTGATGCTGTGACGAGGTTAATACCTGGTGTTTTAGGAGATGATAACTCTGCTATAGATGAATCGTTTACTGATTATTTACTTGAATATCCACATTATACAAGACCTGCAGAATTTAATGGATTAAAAGTTCCTGATATATTACTTTCTGGTCATCATGAAAACATAAGGTTATTCAGAAAAAAGCAAAGCTTGTTAAGAACACTAATAAAACGTCCTGATCTTTTATTATCAAAAGAATTTGATGAAGAAGAAGAAAAAATTTTAAAAGAAATACTGTTTGATAGGGAGTATAGTTAA
- a CDS encoding sulfurtransferase TusA family protein produces MDKLDVRGLSCPMPVLQTKKAIDKGAKELLILGTSQVAKENVLRLVKSQGFDANLTVDEKNDWEMEIKK; encoded by the coding sequence ATGGATAAATTAGATGTTAGAGGACTAAGTTGTCCCATGCCGGTATTACAAACAAAAAAAGCTATTGATAAGGGGGCCAAAGAATTATTAATCTTAGGCACCTCTCAAGTTGCCAAAGAAAATGTATTAAGATTAGTAAAGTCCCAAGGTTTTGATGCTAATCTTACAGTAGATGAGAAAAACGATTGGGAAATGGAAATAAAAAAATAA
- a CDS encoding RNA methyltransferase, with the protein MHYPMYNKQMETITTSITNLDLHDISRCAKTYNVDSFFIVHPSPNQQSLIKDIMSYWQEGYGGVYNPDRKEAFNIMRLTHDFKETVDKIENETGQKVTTVATDARIYKNSVSYKSLKNKIFNEDKCFLILFGTGWGIAEELINKCDYILHPIEPGGTYNHLSVRSAVSIILDRLLGEFWFSI; encoded by the coding sequence ATGCATTATCCTATGTATAATAAACAAATGGAAACAATAACTACTTCTATTACCAACTTAGATTTACATGATATATCAAGATGTGCTAAGACTTATAATGTAGATTCTTTTTTCATAGTACATCCTTCGCCAAACCAGCAGAGTCTAATAAAAGATATAATGAGCTATTGGCAGGAAGGGTATGGTGGAGTCTATAATCCGGATAGAAAAGAAGCCTTTAATATAATGAGATTAACTCATGATTTTAAAGAAACAGTAGATAAAATTGAAAATGAAACTGGGCAGAAAGTTACTACTGTAGCTACTGATGCACGTATATATAAAAATAGTGTAAGTTATAAAAGTTTAAAAAATAAAATATTTAATGAAGATAAATGCTTTTTAATTTTGTTTGGGACAGGTTGGGGGATTGCAGAAGAACTTATTAACAAGTGTGATTATATATTACATCCAATAGAGCCAGGAGGTACTTATAATCATCTTTCTGTAAGAAGTGCAGTTTCAATTATTTTAGATAGATTATTAGGAGAATTCTGGTTTAGTATCTAG
- the ylqF gene encoding ribosome biogenesis GTPase YlqF yields MAINWYPGHMVKAKREIEENIKLVDIVLILVDARAPLSCRNMDLEEIAKKKKIIYVLNKKDLIKKEDTNKHLRNFKEEGFWVTAIDSIKGKGSKDVINTIKLAYKPLAEEMVKRGRRVRPARVMVVGVPNVGKSTFLNNLVGKKMAKTGAKPGLTRGKQWVRIREDIEFMDTPGLMWPKVESEEQGLKLALLSLVGENAYDNEEVAIFLVEYLKKTFSQTLKEKYKIESLDKEIGEILIEIARKRGHIYKGGDVNIQKTYQLILNDFRKGFLGKICLD; encoded by the coding sequence GTGGCAATTAACTGGTACCCAGGGCATATGGTTAAGGCCAAAAGAGAAATTGAAGAAAATATAAAGTTAGTTGATATAGTATTAATATTAGTTGATGCAAGAGCGCCATTGTCATGTAGAAATATGGATCTAGAAGAGATCGCGAAAAAGAAAAAAATAATATATGTGTTAAACAAAAAAGACCTAATAAAAAAAGAGGATACTAATAAGCATTTGCGTAACTTTAAAGAAGAAGGGTTTTGGGTAACAGCAATAGATTCTATTAAAGGTAAAGGTTCTAAAGACGTTATTAACACGATAAAGCTAGCTTACAAACCACTAGCTGAAGAGATGGTAAAGCGTGGCCGACGAGTTAGGCCAGCTAGGGTAATGGTAGTGGGGGTCCCTAATGTTGGCAAATCAACCTTTTTAAATAACCTAGTTGGTAAAAAAATGGCTAAAACAGGTGCTAAGCCTGGTTTGACCAGAGGAAAACAATGGGTAAGGATTCGAGAAGATATTGAATTTATGGATACCCCAGGTTTAATGTGGCCTAAAGTAGAAAGTGAGGAACAGGGGTTAAAACTTGCACTTTTAAGTCTCGTCGGGGAAAATGCATATGATAATGAGGAGGTAGCAATATTTCTTGTTGAATACTTAAAAAAGACATTTTCGCAGACATTAAAAGAAAAGTATAAAATTGAAAGTTTAGATAAAGAGATAGGAGAAATATTAATTGAAATTGCAAGAAAAAGAGGTCATATATATAAAGGAGGAGACGTGAACATACAAAAAACCTATCAACTAATTTTAAATGACTTTCGTAAAGGTTTTTTAGGCAAAATATGTCTTGATTAA
- a CDS encoding NAD(P)/FAD-dependent oxidoreductase yields the protein MAPVTFGYASTQGKVTDSLIKCYEARAAGGVGLIIVEAACVDSAYGREGTNQLNIDHPRYINGLFNLSKSIKCYGSKCFIQLFHGGRQSSEKVTGNQPVAPSSIPCSMVKENPRELTKDEIENLIKKFITSAEYAHVAGFEGVELHAAHGYLINQFLSPHTNKRNDEYGGSFNNRIRFLLEIVNGIKNLPIKLALSVRINIDDFVKGGLKPDEAIKICQVLEKSGVDIIHTSCGTYESGLTSVEPVSYPEGWRVYLAEKVKKAVSIPVITGGVICSPIMANNIIAKNQADYVFLGRALLADSDWVNKAHDDKLADITPCIMCNMCVGNRFKGLPVKCSVNPMIGRVENNGEKRSINGKFKAVVIGGGPAGMQTSLSLSEKGFDVTIYEKESSLGGQLNIASIPPYKQRIKLFKENLKKRVYKSKVNVVLNTYIDFKDIAIDTDILVLATGSEPNMLDIKSNDYSKFISADDILNHKTVIKNKKVLVIGGGAVGCETAEFLLESNNVIILEQKPHLAQNMEKKNRRDLMNRLENKGLIKKVNSLIVKIDINQALINNSQKEEIIDFDYVVYAVGRTPSNEIYNKVKKSIPLVFAIGDAVEVRGIRDAMLEGYMVGEQVYYILKNK from the coding sequence ATGGCACCTGTGACATTCGGTTATGCAAGTACTCAAGGAAAAGTTACTGATTCACTAATTAAATGCTATGAAGCTAGAGCTGCTGGTGGTGTGGGTCTTATAATAGTTGAAGCTGCATGTGTAGACAGTGCTTATGGTAGAGAAGGAACAAATCAGCTTAATATAGATCATCCACGATATATAAATGGATTGTTTAACTTATCTAAGTCTATAAAATGTTATGGTAGTAAATGTTTTATTCAGTTATTTCATGGAGGTAGGCAATCTTCAGAAAAAGTTACTGGTAACCAACCAGTTGCTCCTTCTTCAATTCCATGTTCTATGGTAAAAGAAAATCCTAGAGAGCTAACAAAAGATGAAATAGAAAATTTAATTAAAAAATTTATAACATCTGCTGAGTATGCACATGTGGCTGGGTTTGAAGGTGTGGAATTACATGCTGCACATGGCTATTTAATAAATCAATTTTTATCACCCCACACCAACAAAAGAAATGATGAATATGGTGGAAGCTTTAATAATAGAATACGTTTTTTGCTAGAAATTGTTAATGGTATAAAAAACTTACCTATTAAGCTTGCATTATCTGTACGAATTAACATAGATGATTTTGTAAAAGGAGGTTTAAAGCCAGATGAAGCAATAAAAATATGTCAAGTGCTTGAAAAAAGTGGTGTTGATATAATTCATACCTCTTGTGGTACTTATGAGTCTGGGTTAACTAGTGTAGAACCAGTTTCATATCCAGAAGGCTGGCGAGTATATTTAGCGGAAAAGGTGAAAAAAGCTGTAAGTATACCAGTTATTACCGGGGGGGTAATATGTAGTCCAATAATGGCCAATAATATTATTGCAAAAAATCAAGCAGATTATGTATTTTTGGGGAGAGCATTATTAGCTGACAGTGACTGGGTTAATAAAGCTCATGATGATAAATTAGCTGATATTACACCATGTATAATGTGCAATATGTGTGTTGGAAATAGATTTAAAGGTTTACCTGTAAAATGTAGTGTAAACCCTATGATTGGAAGAGTAGAAAATAATGGAGAAAAACGAAGTATAAATGGTAAATTTAAAGCTGTAGTAATAGGTGGTGGTCCTGCTGGCATGCAGACATCTTTATCATTAAGTGAGAAGGGTTTTGATGTAACAATTTATGAAAAGGAATCATCATTAGGAGGCCAACTAAACATTGCATCAATACCACCATATAAACAAAGGATTAAATTATTTAAAGAAAATTTAAAAAAAAGAGTTTATAAATCAAAAGTAAATGTAGTTCTAAATACTTATATTGATTTTAAGGACATAGCTATAGATACAGATATATTGGTTTTGGCAACTGGTTCAGAACCAAACATGTTAGATATAAAATCTAACGATTATTCCAAATTTATAAGTGCAGATGATATTTTAAATCACAAAACAGTGATTAAAAATAAAAAAGTATTAGTTATAGGAGGGGGAGCAGTAGGCTGTGAGACAGCTGAATTTTTATTGGAAAGTAATAATGTAATAATATTAGAACAAAAACCCCACCTGGCTCAAAATATGGAAAAGAAAAATCGACGTGATTTAATGAATCGTTTAGAAAATAAAGGTTTAATTAAGAAAGTTAATTCTCTAATTGTTAAAATAGATATTAATCAAGCTTTGATTAATAATTCTCAAAAAGAAGAAATAATCGATTTTGATTATGTGGTTTATGCTGTAGGTAGAACACCTTCTAATGAAATATATAATAAAGTTAAAAAATCAATACCTCTGGTTTTTGCTATAGGTGATGCAGTAGAAGTTAGAGGTATTAGGGATGCTATGTTAGAAGGATATATGGTAGGTGAACAAGTATATTATATATTAAAAAATAAATAA
- the rplS gene encoding 50S ribosomal protein L19, with product MQDIIKFIEQEHYKDDRPNFGPGDTVKVHVKVIEGTRERIQIFEGTVMKIRGEGLSKTFTVRRLSYGVAVERTFPFHSPRVAKIEVTRRGKVRRARLFYLRGRTGKKARVKEKGRY from the coding sequence ATGCAAGATATAATTAAATTTATTGAACAAGAACATTATAAAGACGATAGGCCTAATTTTGGACCTGGGGATACTGTGAAGGTGCATGTAAAAGTTATTGAAGGAACAAGAGAAAGAATTCAGATTTTTGAAGGAACTGTAATGAAAATAAGAGGAGAAGGGCTATCTAAAACATTTACTGTTAGAAGACTCTCTTATGGTGTAGCAGTAGAAAGAACTTTTCCATTTCATTCACCCAGAGTAGCAAAAATAGAAGTTACCAGACGTGGTAAAGTTAGAAGAGCTAGATTGTTTTATCTACGTGGCAGAACTGGTAAAAAGGCTAGAGTTAAAGAAAAAGGTAGATACTAA